From Serinicoccus profundi, the proteins below share one genomic window:
- a CDS encoding alpha,alpha-trehalose-phosphate synthase (UDP-forming) has product MGSGTRYDFVIAANRLPVDRHVNPDGSTEWRTAPGGLVTAMDSVMRGWESGAAWVGWAGFPGEAPEPFDEGKLRLHPVPLSGKELADYYEGFSNDTLWPLYHDVIVPPTFHRSWWTCYRTVNQRFADAVCEVAAEGATVWIHDYQLQLVPAMVRDQRPDLRIGWFNHIPFPPVELFAQLPWRASILRGLLGADFLGFQRPDDARNFSRSCRAVLGATARGDKVEWAGADDNRLGAAPRTVRAAAVPISIDAAGFRELADSPKVQERAEEIRASLGDPDVVLLGVDRLDYTKGIRHRLRAIGELFEDGEISPDQVTFVQVATPSRERVEAYRTLREQIEGTVGRINGDVSHLGATAIHYLHQSYGREEMAALYQVADVMLVTPLRDGMNLVAKEYVTARHDGGGALVLSEFTGAAEEMPQAYLCNPHDLDGLKETILQAIRDDPAQKERRMRALRRRVRKHDVQTWAKDFLTALAAAPERPARSTAKEDA; this is encoded by the coding sequence ATGGGCTCAGGCACCAGGTACGACTTCGTCATCGCCGCGAACCGCCTGCCGGTGGACCGGCACGTCAACCCCGACGGCAGCACCGAGTGGCGCACCGCCCCCGGCGGCCTCGTCACCGCCATGGACTCGGTGATGCGCGGCTGGGAGTCCGGCGCCGCGTGGGTGGGCTGGGCCGGCTTCCCCGGCGAGGCGCCCGAGCCCTTCGACGAGGGCAAGCTGCGCTTGCACCCGGTGCCGCTGTCGGGCAAGGAGCTCGCCGACTATTACGAGGGCTTCTCCAACGACACCCTGTGGCCGCTCTACCACGACGTCATCGTGCCGCCGACCTTCCACCGCTCCTGGTGGACGTGCTACCGCACGGTCAACCAGCGCTTCGCCGACGCGGTCTGCGAGGTCGCCGCGGAGGGCGCGACCGTCTGGATCCACGACTACCAGCTGCAGCTCGTGCCCGCGATGGTCCGCGACCAGCGCCCCGACCTGCGGATCGGCTGGTTCAACCACATCCCCTTCCCGCCGGTCGAGCTCTTCGCCCAGCTGCCGTGGCGCGCGAGCATCCTGCGCGGCCTGCTCGGGGCCGACTTCCTCGGCTTCCAGCGCCCTGACGACGCCCGCAACTTCAGCCGCTCCTGCCGGGCCGTCCTCGGCGCCACGGCTCGGGGCGACAAGGTCGAGTGGGCCGGGGCCGACGACAACCGTCTCGGCGCCGCACCTCGCACCGTGCGCGCCGCCGCGGTGCCCATCTCCATCGACGCCGCCGGCTTCCGCGAGCTCGCCGACTCCCCCAAGGTCCAGGAGCGGGCCGAGGAGATCCGCGCCAGCCTCGGCGACCCCGACGTCGTCCTGCTCGGCGTGGACCGGCTCGACTACACCAAGGGCATCCGGCACCGGCTGCGCGCCATCGGCGAGCTCTTCGAGGACGGCGAGATCTCCCCCGACCAGGTGACCTTCGTGCAGGTCGCGACCCCGAGCCGGGAGCGGGTGGAGGCATACCGCACCCTGCGCGAGCAGATCGAGGGCACCGTCGGCCGCATCAACGGCGACGTCTCGCACCTCGGGGCGACCGCGATCCACTACCTGCACCAGTCCTACGGGCGTGAGGAGATGGCCGCGCTCTACCAGGTCGCCGATGTCATGCTCGTCACGCCGCTGCGCGACGGGATGAACCTCGTCGCCAAGGAGTACGTCACCGCACGCCACGACGGCGGCGGCGCGCTGGTCCTCTCCGAGTTCACCGGCGCCGCCGAGGAGATGCCGCAGGCCTACCTCTGCAACCCGCACGACCTCGACGGGCTCAAGGAGACGATCCTGCAGGCCATCCGCGACGACCCGGCGCAGAAGGAGCGGCGGATGCGCGCCCTGCGCCGCCGCGTCCGCAAGCACGACGTGCAGACCTGGGCCAAGGACTTCCTCACCGCCCTCGCCGCCGCCCCCGAGCGCCCAGCCCGCAGCACCGCCAAGGAGGACGCGTGA
- the otsB gene encoding trehalose-phosphatase, translated as MTLSPDLVEALERFVALDRVLVATDFDGVLAPLVLDPMDSRPVEGGMPALTSLAALPGTTVALVSGRALGPLGELTGAQDPIVLIGSHGAEDSRAEGGLALDDAQRGLLDTLDTELAALRREHPGMRVEVKPAGRVAHTRGLPQEEADAALAAALELGRRHTSLEVTPGKDVVELAVAHVGKGVALVALAREVGAEAVFYAGDDLTDEHGFAALADDEDTARAERRLTVRVGDGDTLARYRVADEDAMVELLQALLNARRTRAPH; from the coding sequence GTGACCCTCTCCCCCGACCTCGTCGAGGCGCTCGAGCGCTTCGTCGCCCTCGACCGTGTGCTGGTCGCCACCGACTTCGACGGGGTGCTGGCCCCGCTCGTGCTCGACCCCATGGACTCCCGCCCGGTCGAGGGAGGTATGCCGGCGCTCACCTCTCTCGCCGCCCTCCCCGGCACCACGGTCGCCCTCGTGAGCGGCCGGGCGCTCGGCCCGCTCGGTGAGCTCACCGGGGCGCAGGACCCGATCGTGCTCATCGGCAGCCACGGCGCCGAGGACTCCCGGGCCGAGGGCGGGCTGGCGCTCGACGACGCCCAGCGCGGGCTGCTGGACACCCTCGACACCGAGCTGGCGGCGCTGCGCCGGGAGCACCCCGGCATGCGGGTGGAGGTCAAGCCTGCCGGCCGCGTCGCCCACACCCGCGGCCTGCCGCAAGAGGAGGCCGACGCCGCCCTGGCCGCCGCCCTCGAGCTGGGGAGACGGCATACCTCGTTGGAGGTGACGCCCGGCAAGGACGTGGTCGAGCTCGCGGTCGCCCACGTCGGCAAGGGGGTGGCGCTCGTGGCGCTGGCCCGCGAGGTAGGGGCCGAGGCGGTGTTCTACGCCGGCGACGACCTCACCGACGAGCACGGCTTCGCGGCGCTGGCCGACGACGAGGACACCGCCCGCGCCGAGCGTCGGCTGACGGTCCGGGTCGGCGACGGCGACACCCTGGCCCGCTACCGCGTCGCCGACGAGGACGCGATGGTCGAGCTGCTCCAGGCCCTGCTCAACGCCCGCCGCACCCGCGCCCCCCACTAA
- a CDS encoding LacI family DNA-binding transcriptional regulator, whose product MSSTSTPVRPGADGAGSSRGRLADLAAYAGVSEATVSRVLNDKPGVAVATRQAVLTAADVLGYERPSKLSRNSAGLVGLITPELTNPVFPMFAQSIETQMAAAGFTPVLCTQTPGGVHEDEYVQMLLDRGVSAIVFVSGYHADSRAEIERYTALRERGLPIALVNGYRDGIDATFISHDDHAAMRLGVRHLRDLGHTRIGFATGPARYVPVQRRIEGFREAMTDLGRGADVDLDELICTTLFSVEGGAAAGRQLIEAGATGIICGSDVMALGVVRAAGQLGLRVPQDLSVVGGDDVPFMTFVDPPLTTVRMDVTGMAEAAVTAVLEEIAGEPVDPREYLFDPELILRESTGPVRR is encoded by the coding sequence GTGAGCAGCACATCCACTCCCGTGCGCCCAGGAGCCGACGGTGCCGGCTCCTCGCGGGGCCGGCTCGCCGACCTCGCGGCGTATGCCGGGGTCAGCGAGGCGACCGTCAGCCGGGTGCTCAACGACAAGCCGGGTGTGGCGGTCGCGACCCGGCAGGCGGTGCTCACCGCCGCCGACGTGCTGGGCTATGAGCGGCCGAGCAAGCTCTCGCGCAACAGCGCCGGGCTGGTCGGGCTGATCACGCCGGAGCTGACCAACCCGGTCTTCCCGATGTTCGCCCAGTCGATCGAGACCCAGATGGCGGCCGCCGGCTTCACCCCCGTGCTGTGCACGCAGACGCCCGGTGGGGTGCACGAGGACGAGTACGTCCAGATGCTCCTGGACCGCGGCGTCTCGGCGATCGTCTTCGTCAGCGGCTACCACGCCGACAGCCGGGCCGAAATCGAGCGCTACACCGCGCTGCGCGAGCGGGGGCTGCCGATCGCGCTGGTCAACGGCTACCGGGACGGGATCGACGCGACCTTCATCAGCCACGACGACCACGCCGCCATGCGGCTCGGCGTGCGCCACCTGCGCGACCTCGGGCATACCCGGATCGGCTTCGCGACCGGGCCGGCGCGGTATGTGCCCGTCCAGCGGCGCATCGAGGGCTTCCGCGAGGCGATGACCGACCTCGGCAGGGGCGCGGACGTCGACCTCGACGAGCTCATCTGCACCACGCTCTTCTCCGTCGAGGGGGGCGCCGCGGCCGGGCGGCAGCTCATCGAGGCGGGCGCGACCGGCATCATCTGCGGCTCGGACGTCATGGCGCTCGGCGTCGTGCGGGCGGCCGGTCAGCTGGGGCTGCGGGTGCCGCAGGACCTCTCGGTCGTGGGTGGCGACGACGTGCCCTTCATGACCTTCGTCGACCCGCCGCTGACGACGGTGCGGATGGATGTCACCGGCATGGCCGAGGCGGCGGTCACCGCTGTGCTCGAGGAGATCGCCGGCGAGCCCGTCGACCCGCGGGAGTACCTCTTCGACCCCGAGCTCATCCTGCGCGAGTCGACCGGTCCGGTGCGGCGCTGA